One genomic region from Rosa rugosa chromosome 1, drRosRugo1.1, whole genome shotgun sequence encodes:
- the LOC133725063 gene encoding uncharacterized protein LOC133725063 isoform X3: MLPDASLDCIGSAYLISEGSLNSPEAPASIGTQDATNSEISNRKPRGKAKALDKGKVIEPVEVEFNERSQPYGKHAARFATFLGVTARELVPLTIPSWTGKALSDEFKTEIWKHITTYYIVDECHKKVIFQRMSKLWRDHRSLTLKEVMKQAELVGLQTAAAMCKPDNIHSMDEWLSFIKSRMTPAFMEKCEKFRRMRERKTLLHRTSRKSFACIEDELKQKSDKPDSITRCDVWLHAYEAKKKDSSEDVEDPEVVKQVKQNMAEQVTSQTHSVNDDAVSKVLGPDRRGRVRGYGFGALPSKVDGQTFVGNKVTMLENALSATSRELQGLKMMVKYLLARSDEGEKKNETSSSAQHSATESAESKKINTTIRSSNNDRAESKKRKLKDGRVGGSEQETSKKSKQKTHASIQSTAKEKEGGSEVMFVPSMKKLHLLSWLDKDEKLVATADLHSEDPNEKVHSVPLGPGCWKVWVREVSHDIALFRPTQEFCTLAAAKGSPVAWPINFIKLL; this comes from the exons ATGCTTCCCGATGCGAG TTTGGATTGCATTGGATCTGCATATCTAATCTCAGAAGGAAGTTTAAATTCTCCTGAAGCACCTGCTAGTATAGGAACTCAAGATGCAACAAATTCAGAAATTTCAAACAGAAAACCTAGAGGTAAGGCAAAGGCATTGGACAAAGGAAAAGTAATAGAACCTGTTGAAGTCGAATTCAATGAAAGAAGTCAGCCTTACGGGAAACATGCAGCTAGATTTGCTACTTTCCTTGGTGTCACAGCAAGAGAACTAGTGCCATTAACAATTCCCTCCTGGACTGGGAAAGCACTCTCAGATGAATTCAAAACTGAAATCTGGAAACACATCACT ACTTATTACATTGTGGACGAGTGTCACAAGAAAGTAATTTTTCAAAGAATGTCTAAGCTTTGGCGAGATCATAGAAGCTTGACATTAAAAGAAGTAATGAAGCAAGCTGAATTGGTAGGCCTACAAACAGCTGCTGCCATGTGCAAACCTGATAATATACATTCTATGGATGAGTGGTTAAGTTTTATCAAATCCAGGATGACTCCAGCGTTTATG GAAAAGTGTGAAAAGTTTAGACGGATGAGAGAACGAAAAACTTTACTTCATAGGACAAGTAGAAAAAGCTTTGCCTGCATTGAGGATGAATTG AAGCAAAAGAGTGACAAACCTGATTCAATAACAAGGTGTGATGTGTGGCTTCATGCTTATGAAGCAAAGAAGAAGGATTCAAGTGAAGATGTTGAAGATCCAGAAGTAGTG AAACAAGTCAAACAAAACATGGCAGAACAAGTGACTTCGCAAACTCATTCTGTCAACGATGATGCTGTTTCTAAAGTTTTAGGACCTGATCGACGAGGGCGAGTACGTGGATATGGATTTGGAGCACTTCCTTCGAAGGTAGATGGTCAAACATTTGTGGGTAACAAAGTTACTATGTTGGAGAATGCACTATCTGCTACTTCACGAGAGCTGCAAGGGTTGAAGATGATGGTAAAATATCTTTTAGCTCGGTCAGACGAAGGAGAGAAGAAGAAT GAAACCAGCAGTAGTGCTCAGCATTCTGCCACTGAGAGTgcagaaagtaaaaaaataaatacaactATTAGAAGTTCTAATAATGATAGAGCAGAgagcaagaaaagaaaacttaAAGATGGTAGAGTTGGAGGTTCTGAACAAGAAACAAGCAAAAAGAGCAAGCAAAAGACACATGCAAGTATTCAGTCAACAGCGAAAGAAAAGGAAGGTGGAAGTGAAGTAATGTTTGTTCCTTCAATGAAAAAATTGCACTTGTTAAGTTGGCTGGATAAAGATGAAAAGCTTGTTGCAACTGCTGACCTTCACTCAGAGGATCCAAACGAGAAAGTACATAGTGTTCCTCTTGGTCCTGGCTGTTGGAAAGTTTGGGTGCGCGAAGTCTCTCATGACATAGCTTTGTTTCGGCCAACCCAAGAGTTCTGTACGCTTGCTGCAGCTAAGGGAAGCCCAGTGGCTTGGCCCATAAACTTCATCAAGTTACTTTGA
- the LOC133725063 gene encoding uncharacterized protein LOC133725063 isoform X2, whose protein sequence is MRGSCSLDCIGSAYLISEGSLNSPEAPASIGTQDATNSEISNRKPRGKAKALDKGKVIEPVEVEFNERSQPYGKHAARFATFLGVTARELVPLTIPSWTGKALSDEFKTEIWKHITTYYIVDECHKKVIFQRMSKLWRDHRSLTLKEVMKQAELVGLQTAAAMCKPDNIHSMDEWLSFIKSRMTPAFMEKCEKFRRMRERKTLLHRTSRKSFACIEDELKQKSDKPDSITRCDVWLHAYEAKKKDSSEDVEDPEVVKQVKQNMAEQVTSQTHSVNDDAVSKVLGPDRRGRVRGYGFGALPSKVDGQTFVGNKVTMLENALSATSRELQGLKMMVKYLLARSDEGEKKNETSSSAQHSATESAESKKINTTIRSSNNDRAESKKRKLKDGRVGGSEQETSKKSKQKTHASIQSTAKEKEGGSEVMFVPSMKKLHLLSWLDKDEKLVATADLHSEDPNEKVHSVPLGPGCWKVWVREVSHDIALFRPTQEFCTLAAAKGSPVAWPINFIKLL, encoded by the exons ATGCGAG GTTCTTGTAGTTTGGATTGCATTGGATCTGCATATCTAATCTCAGAAGGAAGTTTAAATTCTCCTGAAGCACCTGCTAGTATAGGAACTCAAGATGCAACAAATTCAGAAATTTCAAACAGAAAACCTAGAGGTAAGGCAAAGGCATTGGACAAAGGAAAAGTAATAGAACCTGTTGAAGTCGAATTCAATGAAAGAAGTCAGCCTTACGGGAAACATGCAGCTAGATTTGCTACTTTCCTTGGTGTCACAGCAAGAGAACTAGTGCCATTAACAATTCCCTCCTGGACTGGGAAAGCACTCTCAGATGAATTCAAAACTGAAATCTGGAAACACATCACT ACTTATTACATTGTGGACGAGTGTCACAAGAAAGTAATTTTTCAAAGAATGTCTAAGCTTTGGCGAGATCATAGAAGCTTGACATTAAAAGAAGTAATGAAGCAAGCTGAATTGGTAGGCCTACAAACAGCTGCTGCCATGTGCAAACCTGATAATATACATTCTATGGATGAGTGGTTAAGTTTTATCAAATCCAGGATGACTCCAGCGTTTATG GAAAAGTGTGAAAAGTTTAGACGGATGAGAGAACGAAAAACTTTACTTCATAGGACAAGTAGAAAAAGCTTTGCCTGCATTGAGGATGAATTG AAGCAAAAGAGTGACAAACCTGATTCAATAACAAGGTGTGATGTGTGGCTTCATGCTTATGAAGCAAAGAAGAAGGATTCAAGTGAAGATGTTGAAGATCCAGAAGTAGTG AAACAAGTCAAACAAAACATGGCAGAACAAGTGACTTCGCAAACTCATTCTGTCAACGATGATGCTGTTTCTAAAGTTTTAGGACCTGATCGACGAGGGCGAGTACGTGGATATGGATTTGGAGCACTTCCTTCGAAGGTAGATGGTCAAACATTTGTGGGTAACAAAGTTACTATGTTGGAGAATGCACTATCTGCTACTTCACGAGAGCTGCAAGGGTTGAAGATGATGGTAAAATATCTTTTAGCTCGGTCAGACGAAGGAGAGAAGAAGAAT GAAACCAGCAGTAGTGCTCAGCATTCTGCCACTGAGAGTgcagaaagtaaaaaaataaatacaactATTAGAAGTTCTAATAATGATAGAGCAGAgagcaagaaaagaaaacttaAAGATGGTAGAGTTGGAGGTTCTGAACAAGAAACAAGCAAAAAGAGCAAGCAAAAGACACATGCAAGTATTCAGTCAACAGCGAAAGAAAAGGAAGGTGGAAGTGAAGTAATGTTTGTTCCTTCAATGAAAAAATTGCACTTGTTAAGTTGGCTGGATAAAGATGAAAAGCTTGTTGCAACTGCTGACCTTCACTCAGAGGATCCAAACGAGAAAGTACATAGTGTTCCTCTTGGTCCTGGCTGTTGGAAAGTTTGGGTGCGCGAAGTCTCTCATGACATAGCTTTGTTTCGGCCAACCCAAGAGTTCTGTACGCTTGCTGCAGCTAAGGGAAGCCCAGTGGCTTGGCCCATAAACTTCATCAAGTTACTTTGA
- the LOC133725063 gene encoding uncharacterized protein LOC133725063 isoform X1, producing the protein MLPDARLGSCSLDCIGSAYLISEGSLNSPEAPASIGTQDATNSEISNRKPRGKAKALDKGKVIEPVEVEFNERSQPYGKHAARFATFLGVTARELVPLTIPSWTGKALSDEFKTEIWKHITTYYIVDECHKKVIFQRMSKLWRDHRSLTLKEVMKQAELVGLQTAAAMCKPDNIHSMDEWLSFIKSRMTPAFMEKCEKFRRMRERKTLLHRTSRKSFACIEDELKQKSDKPDSITRCDVWLHAYEAKKKDSSEDVEDPEVVKQVKQNMAEQVTSQTHSVNDDAVSKVLGPDRRGRVRGYGFGALPSKVDGQTFVGNKVTMLENALSATSRELQGLKMMVKYLLARSDEGEKKNETSSSAQHSATESAESKKINTTIRSSNNDRAESKKRKLKDGRVGGSEQETSKKSKQKTHASIQSTAKEKEGGSEVMFVPSMKKLHLLSWLDKDEKLVATADLHSEDPNEKVHSVPLGPGCWKVWVREVSHDIALFRPTQEFCTLAAAKGSPVAWPINFIKLL; encoded by the exons ATGCTTCCCGATGCGAG ATTAGGTTCTTGTAGTTTGGATTGCATTGGATCTGCATATCTAATCTCAGAAGGAAGTTTAAATTCTCCTGAAGCACCTGCTAGTATAGGAACTCAAGATGCAACAAATTCAGAAATTTCAAACAGAAAACCTAGAGGTAAGGCAAAGGCATTGGACAAAGGAAAAGTAATAGAACCTGTTGAAGTCGAATTCAATGAAAGAAGTCAGCCTTACGGGAAACATGCAGCTAGATTTGCTACTTTCCTTGGTGTCACAGCAAGAGAACTAGTGCCATTAACAATTCCCTCCTGGACTGGGAAAGCACTCTCAGATGAATTCAAAACTGAAATCTGGAAACACATCACT ACTTATTACATTGTGGACGAGTGTCACAAGAAAGTAATTTTTCAAAGAATGTCTAAGCTTTGGCGAGATCATAGAAGCTTGACATTAAAAGAAGTAATGAAGCAAGCTGAATTGGTAGGCCTACAAACAGCTGCTGCCATGTGCAAACCTGATAATATACATTCTATGGATGAGTGGTTAAGTTTTATCAAATCCAGGATGACTCCAGCGTTTATG GAAAAGTGTGAAAAGTTTAGACGGATGAGAGAACGAAAAACTTTACTTCATAGGACAAGTAGAAAAAGCTTTGCCTGCATTGAGGATGAATTG AAGCAAAAGAGTGACAAACCTGATTCAATAACAAGGTGTGATGTGTGGCTTCATGCTTATGAAGCAAAGAAGAAGGATTCAAGTGAAGATGTTGAAGATCCAGAAGTAGTG AAACAAGTCAAACAAAACATGGCAGAACAAGTGACTTCGCAAACTCATTCTGTCAACGATGATGCTGTTTCTAAAGTTTTAGGACCTGATCGACGAGGGCGAGTACGTGGATATGGATTTGGAGCACTTCCTTCGAAGGTAGATGGTCAAACATTTGTGGGTAACAAAGTTACTATGTTGGAGAATGCACTATCTGCTACTTCACGAGAGCTGCAAGGGTTGAAGATGATGGTAAAATATCTTTTAGCTCGGTCAGACGAAGGAGAGAAGAAGAAT GAAACCAGCAGTAGTGCTCAGCATTCTGCCACTGAGAGTgcagaaagtaaaaaaataaatacaactATTAGAAGTTCTAATAATGATAGAGCAGAgagcaagaaaagaaaacttaAAGATGGTAGAGTTGGAGGTTCTGAACAAGAAACAAGCAAAAAGAGCAAGCAAAAGACACATGCAAGTATTCAGTCAACAGCGAAAGAAAAGGAAGGTGGAAGTGAAGTAATGTTTGTTCCTTCAATGAAAAAATTGCACTTGTTAAGTTGGCTGGATAAAGATGAAAAGCTTGTTGCAACTGCTGACCTTCACTCAGAGGATCCAAACGAGAAAGTACATAGTGTTCCTCTTGGTCCTGGCTGTTGGAAAGTTTGGGTGCGCGAAGTCTCTCATGACATAGCTTTGTTTCGGCCAACCCAAGAGTTCTGTACGCTTGCTGCAGCTAAGGGAAGCCCAGTGGCTTGGCCCATAAACTTCATCAAGTTACTTTGA
- the LOC133728980 gene encoding uncharacterized protein LOC133728980, protein MKNHQSRPTGSQPFPEANATFTSGHGNRRGGRHGKARNRGHRRGQGRQNGQARGGYNQQLGPRNNAKITKGNGQMIKTHKNEDSVCLRCGGKGHWARTCRAEDHLVALYKASLKKKNVETNYIDHSDPWDSSEPMDITPLDVSDFFANNGSNFDDMTSGGILDDN, encoded by the coding sequence ATGAAGAACCATCAGTCTCGCCCTACAGGATCACAACCATTCCCTGAAGCGAATGCTACTTTTACTAGTGGTCATGGCAATAGACGTGGTGGAAGGCATGGCAAAGCCCGTAACCGTGGTCATAGACGTGGTCAGGGTCGACAAAATGGTCAAGCTCGTGGGGGCTACAACCAGCAGTTGGGCCCAAGGAACAATGCCAAGATTACTAAAGGAAATGGTCAGATGATCAAAACTCATAAAAATGAAGACAGTGTTTGTCTTAGATGTGGTGGTAAAGGCCATTGGGCTCGCACCTGTCGTGCAGAAGACCATTTGGTGGCACTTTACAAAGCTtccttgaaaaagaaaaatgtggagACAAACTACATTGACCACTCTGACCCTTGGGATTCATCTGAGCCTATGGACATTACTCCGCTTGATGTCTCAGATTTTTTTGCGAACAATGGAAGCAATTTTGATGATATGACCAGTGGTGGAATTCTTGACGACAACTAG
- the LOC133728986 gene encoding uncharacterized protein LOC133728986 has product MTNLAKLDFVALDISGKNYLSWALDAEIHLEAQNLGPTIKEGNSASPQNKAKAMIFLRHHLHQGLKDEYLTVKDPFELWTGLADRFAHQKTVVLPRARYEWTHLRLQDYSSVIDYNSAMFRITSQMNLCGETVTQAMMLEKTFSTFHASNMVLQQQYRERGFTKYSDLISCLLVAEQNNDVKAIGRA; this is encoded by the coding sequence ATGACGAATTTGGCAAAATTGGATTTTGTCGCCCTTGACATCTCTGGCAAGAACTACCTGTCTTGGGCCCTTGATGCCGAGATTCATCTCGAAGCCCAAAACCTTGGGCCTACAATCAAGGAAGGAAACTCAGCATCCCCGCAAAATAAAGCTAAGGCTATGATTTTTCTGCGCCACCATCTCCATCAGGGATTGAAGGACGAGTACTTAACTGTCAAAGACCCATTTGAGCTATGGACAGGTTTGGCAGATAGGTTCGCTCACCAAAAGACTGTTGTGCTCCCTAGGGCACGTTATGAATGGACGCATCTGCGCCTTCAAGATTACAGTTCTGTGATAGATTATAATTCCGCCATGTTCAGGATCACCTCCCAAATGAATCTTTGTGGAGAAACTGTAACTCAGGCCATGATGCTTGAAAAGACCTTCTCCACTTTTCATGCCTCAAATATGGTCTTACAGCAGCAATACCGAGAAAGAGGATTCACCAAATATTCTGATCTCATCTCTTGTCTTCTGGTGGCTGAGCAAAACAATGATGTAAAGGCCATTGGGCGAGCTTGA